Part of the Sorghum bicolor cultivar BTx623 chromosome 1, Sorghum_bicolor_NCBIv3, whole genome shotgun sequence genome, GGTAACCCGATCTAGTCTTGTGAGACTTTTCTGTGGTATCCAGTCTTCGTACTGGATCTGTTCTTTGTTTTGCAGGTTTGGACTCTTCTTTACCTAAGTTAATTTACTGCGAAGTCTTAACACCGTGGGATTTTTATTtgtaggccggcagtgccgccatCTGTTCTAACACAGTGTTGAGTTATTTTTaaacaggcctattcacccccctctaggcctcctTTACTTCCAGGAGATCCTACAAGAATTTATATTTGTTGCCTTGGCAGCTGGTCATGTGTCCCTGCCTGTGATCTGAACTTGTTATCCTGAGCTGCTATGAGCACTGCCTGAGACTATTATTCTGAGCACATGTTTGTTGCCTCTGATGATTTTGATTTCATATTTGAGCACATGTCCATTTACCAGTGATGTTACTTTTCTGTCTTTTATTGTTTGTTTGCCAATGATGAGTATTACTAAGTTATATTATGTCATGCCTGTCATCAAAGAATGTGATAGTGAGTTGGCCTCCACAAGGTTCTTACTGACTTTGTTGTGTGGTCAGCTCACTACACATTCTTCCATGGCATGCATGAGTTTCATTACATACTATGAGGTTTTGTTTTGGCCTATGATGACAAAAAATGTATGAGATGGCTATACTGTTTTTCTTGTGTCATTCATCACATCGGAAGGAACCATAAACTTTACTTAGCAACAATTGGGTCCATGACTCAAGGTGATGGCAAGAAGTTTATGGTCCTCCAGATGCCATGGATGCCATGATTGTCTTAAGTAAAATTTATGCAAAACATTAAGATCTGAGGCCCCTATTACAATTTATGTGATGTTAATTGCCTGTGATGATTTTGATTTTATAAAACTGAGCACATGCCTCCTAGCCAATGATGATTTTTTTGGCAATGTTTTAAATCTGTTCCTCTTAACTTTAAAATTCCTATGATGAACTTATTTGTTGTTTCATTTATCATTTAATATCAAGTTATGGCATGGTATGTTGTGCACCGTGGGCGCAACCCTGGTGTGTACGCGAGCTGGGACATtgctaaggatgaaaacggtcggaaACGGTCAGAAAACtcttaaattattttctatttttacatttgaaatacgaaaacgaaaacgaaaACGATAAAGTCAGACACGAAAACGAATACGAAATTACGAAATATCGAGAATTTTGAAAACGAACCAATTCGATCGGATTTATGTCGAACACGGTCGATATACGAAAACTCAATATGAAATACCGATATATAGTACCAAATACATGACTAAGTATATGCAGGATCAAGTTCAAgtgcatataataattaaaaagtgcATAATCCTTGGTCTTAGGTATTTAATACAATAGCCCACACATAAATACAACTATACAAGTCTAGAATAAGCAATTAATAGCTAGCAAGAATGCAACTAGCCACCAGTAGAAAGAACGCAGATGCATAGTGAGTAGTCTGTAATTGGGCTGTTTGACCCTAAAGTtgactaaattcggtttaaaccaaattttgaatttgaaatatttcaaattaaaagtagaaaagtagaaaacggtcgaaaaactGCCAAAActgttttctacttttacatttgaaatacgaaacatctaaaatacgaaaacgaaaacgaTAAAGTCGGACAAGAAAATACGAATTCGATCGGATCAAATATAGAAagcggttcggttcggttcgggatatttccgttccgttttcatccctagacaTTGCACATGTTCAAGTCAATGGTTTCAATGGAGCTTGCTACAAAAAATTCAGGAGTAAAGAGGAAGCTGATCAAGCATTCTATGGCCAGGAAAAAGCAGAGAAAGAGCCACAAGCTAAGACTGACATGCATGATAAGCCTGCTATTAGACAAATCTAATTCAAAATCACTCATGTAATTATTTTAGTTCAGTCTGTGGTAATCGTTTTTCTAAGTTGGAAATCGATGTCCAGTTAGCATTGCTTGTAATGTAAAACCCTTGAACTGAACTTGTTGGTTGTAATGTTACCACTTCTTGCAAGAGGTAAGTGGAACTTATTCTATGcagccaaccaaacacactccaTGCATCTGTTTTTTTTGAATCGTGAAGCATATGCAACCAACCAAACATTATCTACTACTAGCCTGCCTGGGTGCATGCAGGTAACCAAACATGGCCATGGTGAGCTGGTACGAGACAAGCTAGGTACCTGCAGGCATCCAAACACGTCATATATATCCAGATATGTGTATAGTACCTGATTTCCTGACCACATACTACGGTCTTGTTTATTTCCAcccaaaatctaaatttttttcaagatttcctgtcacatcgaatctttagacacatacatgaaatattaaatataaatgaaaataaaaactaattatacagtttgatcgaaatttacgagacgaattttttgagtcgagttagttcatgattggacaataattaccacaaacaaacaaaagtgctacagcgaaaaatttttaggaagGAACTAAATACATGCATGTGCTATACTACTAGTATGGCAGCGAGCGACATACGGACGCGCTGCATGCATCGTCCCAGGCCCAGTTACTTTTGTGCGCGTCGTGGTAAGAAAGAGACACGGTCTCAGGAAAAAAGGACCACACATCGATCTTGCGTTTGCGTACCATGCGTGCATTAGCCCCACACGGCGAGTTGCGCAGACATTAGTTTGCTGTCTCCGCTAATGCTATCAGGCTAAAATCTTGGGTTATTATAAAATCTGGATAGTGCAAAATCAATCTACAACATGCCAATATGCATATCCCTACGAccaatgcatagttttatgatacagttaccaagactataaactagataacaagtcacatgagttttatgaggatgaaactcctctcttatCTAATAAAATTCTtttatttaatgaccctgctaaATCAACAATTTTGTTTATGTAATATTCTATTTAATATATATGACACTTATGAAATATACATTAAGACTGGTCTAACTGTAAATAGTGTGGTCGCATTTGTTTGTTGGCCATAGGTCACATGAATGTATGTGTATAGTACATATACGATCACTAGGTTCATAGTAGTATGTCACATGGATTTTAGAAAAGAGTTAATTAAAACTTCACCGTTAATTATGAATTCGATGTGTCTAAGACACGCCACTACTTCTTGCCTAATAATTTAAACCTAGTGCCTTTATTAATTCTTACTCATTCAGAGCTGAAATAAGAGACTCCCTTTTTCAAAAAAGGAAAAATCATGGTATTTGCAACTTGATTAGGAATTCGAAGGAATTTCACGGAAATGGTATCCTATTCGGCTATTCCTATGCAAACATATAAAGCATCCACACAGCTCAATCAAATAACTTTGGTACTTTGAGGTCCCTAGAAATCATTTGATATGCCATCTTTTATTGATGGATAAAGTGGAATATAGTGAATTCTATTTATTTAAtactttttatataaaaaacatgAATTTAGTTTTTCCCCTGTAGTATTTGCTTCCGGTGGGTCTTAAACTTGGAAAGACTCGTAGGCCACATAAATAAAAGCTTAAACGATTCCATTGTCTATCTTGTGTTCTTGTGACATACGACATTTGCATTTGACGTTCAAACATTTTTATCTCATATTACGGGATAGTTCTAAAGAAAAAGACACAACTAAGGACAGAAACCTGATTTTCGATCAATTTATTCTTTTAGTGACAGATAAAAGTATAACAAGTGTATATATTATAACTTTGTTAAAAAATTAAGATCTACCGTCTCCATTTTCTTAGAAAGTGTTTATGATGGTAATGTACTCTACTGGTGAGGGTCCCtgattaattaaaaaaaaaacaattcagGGACCAGTTTGAAGCAATATAAAATGCCGAGGACTAAACCCGAAAATCAGCCGCCGCAGAACACGGttctctctccttttttttttcctgtgtCGGAGGAAAGCCTACTACTACTGCTCCTTGGTCCTTGCCATTTGAACTCAGCTGGACAGCTGCTCTATTTAAAATAGACGCGCACCTACACCTGGTTCTGCGCAAGCACGCGGCGGCACCGCCAAGCAATCGTCTCATCTGCTCCACCTCCACCCCATTTAACGCACTCTCCCCAGCCTCCACTCTCCGCTCCCTCCTTCGCGGCGGCACGGCAGAGGCCATTAACGCCGCTGCGGCGAGCGCCGAGAGGAAATGGGCGGCGACGGGGACGGCACGAGGGCGCTGGACCAGACGCCGACGTGGGCCGTGGCCGCCGTCTGCGCTGTCATCGTCGCGGCATCCATCCTCCTCGAGggcctcctccaccacctcgGCCAGGTTTCGCCGCCGGCCCGAACCATCCCCTTCCCGGCTTTCCCCCCATCAATCCATCTCTCCCACGACGCTCTCGTTGTTTTCCTTTATTGATTCGTTTGGTCTGGCTCTGTATTGAGCCTTCGAAATGATCCTCTGCTGCGTGTTTTTATTTCTGATTTGTTCTCTCCTGCGGGTGCTGTTGCTCTGCCCCAGTTGCTCAACAAGAAGCGGAAGATAGCGCTGTTCGACGCTCTGGAGAAGGTTAAATCCGGTAAGAGATTGAACTGCATTCTTTTCTAACCTTCAGTCACTGCTGCTGTCGTCCGTAGGCGAAGTCGAATTTGACGCGTTTTCGAGTTCCGTTCCGTGTGCACAGAGCTGATGACTCTGGGGTTCATATCGCTGCTGCTGACCGTGACGGGGAGGTACATAGCGCACATCTGCATCCCGGAGGGAGCCGCCAACACCATGCTGCCCTGCCGCCGTCAGTCCGGCCACTCGGAGGCGGAGGAGCCCGAGGACCATGGCCGACGGCACCTGTCTGAAGATCCCACCAACCTTTTTTCCTGCCCCAAAGTGAGTCACTAAGGTGGCATGATTTTGTCTTATTTGAAACCTTGGATGCCCAGATGTATGTCCATCGTCCTGCTGTCTGGATTTGGCTTCATCTTAGGAGGGACGCCAGGCGATTCTAGATTGTGCTGTTCATCTGTGCTAATCCGAATGGCGGTGGCAGGGCATGGTGTCGCTTGTTTCAGCCGACGGCATGCATCAGCTGCACAttttcgtcttcttcttggccgtctTCCATGTTACCTTCAGTTTCTTCACAATGTCCCTGGGTAGAGCAAAGGTACGGTTGGTCCTCACTTTGTGCTGGttttcttttcccaaagcaatcatcGAAGGTTGCAAGCTTGCATTAATTCTGGATGTTTCTTTGCAGACTCGTATATGGAAGGTGTGGGAAAAGGAAACTTGCTCCCCTGAGTATAATTATTTAAATGGTACTGTATACCATTTTGATTGGCTACTTTTTTAagtatgtttttatgtaaaaatATATAGCAAACAGTTGCAAAAATCATTAAGTATGCATAGTTGATTTGATATTTATTTGTTTACTATCAAGCTGTTTTGGTTTGTTCACTAATTTGCAACTTTATGTCATACATTTAACTTATTATGCAGACCCCTCAAAGTTCAGGCTCACGCACCAAACATCTTTTGTGAGGCAACATGCAAGCTGTTGGAGCAAAAGCACAATCACTCTCTATTTTGTAAGTCATTTTATCGCTCCTTTGTCCTTTCTGTGGCTACACTAAGTTTTGTAGACTACGTAGTACTTTCTTCTCAGTTAACACTTAACACACACCATCTGAGTGGTGTCTTCTACAAAATTCAAACATGTAAAACAATCTAGCGGTCCGTTTTGGGCCAAGAAATAACAAATCAGGTGGGGATTATGCCCCCCTCCCCCGGTCGACCTTCAAAAACACACACAATACTTTTTGTAGATGTACTAAATATCGTATTGTTTATTTCATGTATAAATTACTGAACAAGGGAGTTAGGGACCCAAAACGTCTCCAGAATTGTACAGCAAAAGTTTAGTAATAGAATGATTATCGACCAGTGAAAAAGTGACCGAACTAAACTTTAATGCTTCTTCTAATGATGTTCTGTGCACATGGAAATGAACCTACCGACTTCAAGGCCCATTGtagtatgcttacacttgatatCAAACTGTAGGTGAGCTTCTTTAGGCAGTTCTTCCGATCTGTTCGGAGGACAGACTACCTTACTTTACGACATGGATTCATTTCTGTAAGTAATTTCTGATTCACGAGTAACCTCCTGCTGTCAGTTTAGGTTGCTGAAAAATCATTTTATAGGCTCATTTATCTCCGGGGACTAGGTTCAATTTTCGAAAGTACATTAAAAGGTCCTTGGAGGATGATTTTAAGACAGTTGTTGGCATTAGGTAAGAAATGTTGACAATTTACAATACCTTTTTAATGCAAACTGTCGAAATTAGAAAACTCCAGGCATTTCTAAGTGTCTTACTCGATAGATGAGTATACTAATCACAAATATGCTTCTGTCCAAGAATTTGATCAGTATAGTTTCTTTATTCATGTTCTTTGATAAAATTACGATTTGAATATTCAGTTTTGTTTTTGAAAAATGAATATGCGGTTATAACACTTAGTTTCTTTACTCAAGTAATGTTCTGCCTATTTCGTTATTATTTCTTGTTTCATCTTCCTAATAATTATTTACCCATTTGTATCATCAATTAATTTATCAGTCCACCGTTATGGGCTTCTGCTTTGGCTGTCATGCTCTTCAATGTTCATGGTGAGTTATATAATCTTAATCCTATTTCCCGACCATCATCTTCGATCCAGAAAACTGTTATGAGCATTCTCCTGTCAAACTGAACTATCAGATCACACAGAAATTAGAGCTTATTATCGCTTATGCGTGATTTGGCAGGATACAGTTTCTAGGGCACAGGGGTGCTTTGCAGAAATGGTACTAATTTATTTTGGTTTGGATTTTGCTTTGTCCAGGATGGCACAACTTATTCTGGTTCTCTACAATTCCCCTTGTAGTAAGTGTTTATAGTGTTTGTTTCATATCCCTTTTTGGTAAAGGTTTTGTTTGGTTGGTGCTAAGTGCTAACAGTGCTTTCCTCTATGTAGGTGATTCTAGCAGTTGGAACAAAGCTGCAGGCTATAATTGCTATGATGGCTATTGAAATTACAGAGAGGCATACAGTTATTCAAGGCATGCCAGTGGTAAAACTGAGTGATGATCATTTCTGGTTCGGGAAGCCTCGTTTGGttctccacctcatccattTCGCATCATTTCAGGTCAGTAAAGGCCCAGAAAGGTGCCTTAATTAGCAAAAAGCATGCTATCTTGAACGTAAAGTATCCATACTAACTTATGCATGGAACTTTCAACCTTGAGTTGTGGGCATTTATCAGATGATGATTATTACAAACGATTAACATCTGGACAGTAACAGTATAAACTAAACTCGAACACAAATAGTTTCCAGAAAAAAACATAATGAGATACACAGATAATATTTTGCTGGGCATATAATCATTGCCTGCATCTTCTATATGCACCTGGACAAACAAAAATGAGGTCTCAAGGCTGCTGAACATAGTTGATTTTATCTGACAGCTGTTCTTTAATTTGCTTTTGCAGAATGCATTTGAAATTACATATTTCTTTTGGATTTGGGTAAGATTGCTTTCGAGATTTGGAAACATTTTCTGTGGCACTATTGTAGTCTGCTGATGACAAACATCTGTGCAGTACGAATTTGGCCTGAGGTCCTGCTTCCATGACAACTTTGAGCTTATCATTGCAAGAGTCTGCCTTGGGTCAGTTTCAGTTGCTTTTGCCGTTTTATTATTGTTCAGAAATCTCTACCTCTTATTAACCATCTTCGTTCTTTGTTTTCACAGAGCTATCGTCCAATTTATGTGCAGCTATATCACCCTTCCACTCTATGCCCTTGTGTCTCAGGTGAACACACGTTCACATTCTTACAGATGTTTTCGTCAGAAGGCAGATAACTGAGTTAGTTCACTCCATAGTAGCATTCAGAACTCAGACGAGCTGCCAAACTCTCTGAGCTAGTACTTGCGTTGTCAAATGCGATTGGGTTTTGGAAGACTAAAAACATGGAATTGGTTTGTTTTCCAGATGGGTTCACAAATGAAGAGAACAATTTTCGACGAGCAGACAGCAAAGGCCCTGAAGAAATGGCACAAGGCCGTGGTGAAGAAGAAGCACCACAACAAGGGTTCATCTCACGACTCCTCCGAGACCCCTAGCACGGACACAGCAACACCGGCGAGGGAGGCGGGCGAGTGGCAGCGGCTGCACGACGTGCCGGTCCGGCACCTCCACCGGTACAAGACCATCGCGCACGTCGGCGGCGCGAGGAGCCCGCTGTCGGACTCGGACTACAGCGACACGGACGACACCGAGCCGCTGTCGTCGTCGCAGACGAGGCACCTGATACCGCCGGCGAAGCAGCGGAGCCTCGACACCGAGCGCGCGGAGGTGCGCGTGGACGTCGTAGAgacggtggcggcggtggcgccacgCGACGTCCTGCAAGACAGCTTCTCGTTTCCAAGGCTGCTTCCCCCTCGCCATGTGCCGGACAAGTGAAGTGAACACCGGCCTGCTTAGAACTAAGACTGTCTTATATATAGGGATAATTCAATAGTAGTTTCAAAGTATAAGTGCTTTTGGTTTTTCTGTGCTACGTCTATGTAGCAAAGGTTATGAATTTAGAAAAGCCAAAAGGATTTATTAGTTTGAAATGGAGTAATAATAATAGTATAGTAGACTAGTAGTCGAAGCTAACCTACATGAGAGATAGTGTTTTCTAGTCGATTTTTAGATGATCGTAATCCAGATTCTTAGTATAGGTGCCTGTAAGTGATGTCTGGATTGATGAGTGTTGAGTGGGAATGTTTCTTTTTCGGGCTAATTTTCTTGGACGCTAAGTGATTGCACGGGACAGTAAAGCCGAGTGAAATCGGTGGAGCCTTCACTTAGAGGGCACTTTTGCTGCACTGCACGCCTGTACCTTCAAACTGAGCAATGATACTGATAGGCAGAGGAGCTGAATAAGAAGCTAAGGTGATACTGCTGCTGCTAATCATCCAGTGGAACACGAACCTTGGCATGAAATTATTGTACCAGTAATGAGGCTCACTGTTCACTGATGCTAACATTGGACAGCAACTTGAGCTGATTCTTTTCAGTCGTCAGTTCGTCACTCTGTTTGTACATCTGACCTTTGGGCTTTGGCTGTTTGGGCCAAATGGTTTCCCTACTGGGCCTAATCTGCGTGATATCCAGCCCAATTCGGGTCGCACCACTCTTCAGTCTCCAAGGGCGTGTTTGCGAGGGTGGCCCAGCAGGCCGGCTGCGCCCTCGGGCTGCAATCCCCCTTGTTTGTGCAGTTGGCCCAAGCCGCAGCCCGGCCTCGCAGAGCTAAAAGGGGCGCCTCCGCCTGGCCTCAGAGAAACGCCGCTAGGGTTCGTTTCTCTGGAGCTCGGCTGGTGACGGCGCGCGGCGGGCGGATTTGGGGGCGATTGGCGGGCGCGAGGGTGGCCGAGGCGGCCTCGCGCGGGAAGGTGAAACCTCCGCGCGCGCTTTCCACCCCGGCGAAATCGTTCGCCTATAAGTATTGCTCCCCTGAACCCTAACTCCTCCTTCCTCTCTTCGTCGATTCGGCTCCCTCTTCCCTCGTGAGATACCGGCGGCGGTGAGCACTGCTGCGTGCCGACGGTGTAGTCCTCCCGTGGTCTTCTCTCCGTTCCCCTTTGGTACAACGTCGGGGCGCAGCTGCCGTTGTCGGGACTCCGCGGTGGTGGTGGCCTCTTCCTTCTCTTCACGCCGTCTCCAGTCGAATCTGCTTCCCCTACATCGAGATCTACTTCCTCTTCGCCTACGTGGTTACGACCCCGAGCCCAAGGTGAAATTGAACCACAATCTTGTTATACCTTTGTTAGGGTTCGGTGCAAATGCAAGTTGTTTACGATTGCTTGTACTCTTTGGTTCATTTGTGTTGTAATACTTGTTTTTGTTGTGCCCGGTTAAGATGATGCGACAATGTTTGTGATTTCGTACATGTTTTACTTCCGCAACGTTAGGAGGATGTGA contains:
- the LOC8062857 gene encoding MLO-like protein 9, with protein sequence MGGDGDGTRALDQTPTWAVAAVCAVIVAASILLEGLLHHLGQLLNKKRKIALFDALEKVKSELMTLGFISLLLTVTGRYIAHICIPEGAANTMLPCRRQSGHSEAEEPEDHGRRHLSEDPTNLFSCPKGMVSLVSADGMHQLHIFVFFLAVFHVTFSFFTMSLGRAKTRIWKVWEKETCSPEYNYLNDPSKFRLTHQTSFVRQHASCWSKSTITLYFVSFFRQFFRSVRRTDYLTLRHGFISAHLSPGTRFNFRKYIKRSLEDDFKTVVGISPPLWASALAVMLFNVHGWHNLFWFSTIPLVVILAVGTKLQAIIAMMAIEITERHTVIQGMPVVKLSDDHFWFGKPRLVLHLIHFASFQNAFEITYFFWIWYEFGLRSCFHDNFELIIARVCLGAIVQFMCSYITLPLYALVSQMGSQMKRTIFDEQTAKALKKWHKAVVKKKHHNKGSSHDSSETPSTDTATPAREAGEWQRLHDVPVRHLHRYKTIAHVGGARSPLSDSDYSDTDDTEPLSSSQTRHLIPPAKQRSLDTERAEVRVDVVETVAAVAPRDVLQDSFSFPRLLPPRHVPDK